The Pseudomonas sp. G2-4 genome window below encodes:
- a CDS encoding TauD/TfdA family dioxygenase encodes MSIVPPSPRALGAVRRKAMNVSEQQLVTERLLSPEHALPLVIEPAVSDVDLVAWATRERESLEKKLLEYGALLFRGFNVASVEQFDQVIAALSPGALEYMFRASPRTRVGGNIYTSTDYPADQMIFPHNEHSYSPRFPLRLFFYCQLASETGGETPIGSTRAVKAGISPQIEARFREKGVLYVRNYGDGFGLPWQTVFQSEDRGEVEAYCASVGIEVEWKENNRLRTRQRGPAVVRHPRTGEEVWFNHATFFHISTLPPAIRDSLQSNFNDLDLPTNTFYGDGEPIEPHVLESLRAAYLDSLVRFSWQQGDVLFIDNMLAVHGREPFTGKRAIMTGMAEALLSSDVAV; translated from the coding sequence ATGTCTATCGTGCCCCCATCGCCACGCGCCCTTGGCGCCGTGCGTCGCAAAGCCATGAACGTCTCGGAGCAGCAACTGGTTACCGAGCGCTTGCTCAGCCCGGAGCATGCCCTGCCCCTGGTCATCGAGCCGGCGGTCAGTGACGTCGATCTGGTCGCCTGGGCCACCCGGGAACGCGAATCGCTGGAAAAGAAACTGCTGGAGTACGGCGCCCTGCTGTTTCGCGGATTCAACGTCGCGTCCGTCGAGCAGTTCGACCAGGTAATTGCCGCCCTCTCCCCCGGGGCGCTGGAGTACATGTTCCGTGCCTCGCCGCGGACCCGGGTCGGCGGCAACATCTACACCTCGACCGACTACCCGGCCGACCAGATGATTTTCCCCCACAACGAGCACTCCTATTCGCCGCGCTTCCCGCTGCGGCTGTTCTTCTACTGCCAACTGGCGTCCGAGACCGGTGGTGAAACCCCGATTGGCTCGACCCGCGCCGTGAAGGCCGGGATCAGCCCACAAATCGAAGCGCGGTTCCGGGAAAAAGGCGTGCTGTACGTGCGCAACTATGGCGACGGTTTCGGCCTGCCGTGGCAGACCGTGTTCCAGTCCGAAGACCGCGGCGAAGTGGAAGCCTACTGCGCCAGCGTCGGCATCGAAGTGGAATGGAAAGAGAACAATCGCCTGCGCACCCGCCAGCGCGGGCCGGCCGTGGTGCGTCACCCGCGCACCGGCGAAGAGGTCTGGTTCAACCACGCGACGTTCTTCCACATCAGCACCCTGCCCCCCGCGATCCGTGATTCGCTGCAAAGCAACTTCAACGACCTCGACCTGCCCACCAACACCTTTTATGGCGACGGTGAGCCGATCGAGCCGCACGTACTGGAATCCCTGCGTGCGGCTTACCTCGACTCGCTGGTGCGCTTCAGTTGGCAACAGGGGGATGTGTTGTTCATCGACAACATGCTCGCGGTACACGGTCGCGAACCCTTTACCGGCAAGCGCGCAATCATGACCGGCATGGCAGAAGCCCTGCTGTCGAGCGACGTTGCCGTCTGA